The Leguminivora glycinivorella isolate SPB_JAAS2020 chromosome 7, LegGlyc_1.1, whole genome shotgun sequence genomic interval ctacatttcaatacaaaaaaaaaagaagacagGTTATTTGGtaactattataatatattatattacgcaTTTTAAGGTATTGGTGGCTGTATATGGTACTATGTGATACCCAGTGTGCTAACATATTTTGTCACTTTCCTTTTGAATTTTACTGGTGTATCGTTAAATATATCAACTCCCGCTGAGCTTGGGATATGATTATATAATTTAGCCATTCTTAAAAGAGCAGAATTGCGAcccaaatttgtttttccaaatGGAATGCTAAATAACTTGTACAAACCAGGACGAGGTAACTTAGCAGGaacagttatttttattttacttaacaACTCTGGACAATCTAAACCCTTATTATTAACTAATTTATAAAGGAACATTAAATCTAGTACTTTTCTCCTATTACTAAGCGAAACAAACCGAAAGAATTTCAGACGTTTATTGTATGATGTGAGTTTACGGTTTTTGGAAGAGTTAAATCCTAAATGTGTTAAAAAGCGTCTCTGTACCTTTTCAATTTGATTGCTATGCACCTCATAATAAGGTGTCCACACCTGGGAGCAATACTCAAGGTTGCTTCTCACTAACGTATTATAAAGTAGTACTTTAGTTCGAGCCCGCCTAAACTGTTTAGTGTTTCTTAGTAAAAATCCTAACATACGAGATGCTTTTTTAATGATGTTAATGTAATGCGCATTGAAATTTAATTTGCTATCTAGCGTTACTCCCAAGTCACAGATTGTATCTACCTTTTCAAGCTGCGCGCCTCCGATGGTATAAGTAGTAGGCACCATAGTTTTATTGCGTGTAAAAGAGATGTAACAGCATTTCTTTGCATTTAACGTCATTTTATTCTCGGAGCACCAAACACTCAGCCTATCCAAGTCTTCTTGCAGTAAGATGCGATCAGTAGAATTTTTAATAGGTCTAAAAATTTTAAGATCGTCGGCGTAGAGGTAAGGTTCGGAGTTGACACAACAGTTCACTATactgttaataaaaattaaaaatagcaGCGGCCCTAGGTGCGATCCCTGCGGGACGCCTGATGTTGCAAaaaacttctgagaatgttcacCATTAACAACTACGTGCAGCATGCGTTTGGCAAGGTAGGACCTGAACCAGGACAATAGTGAGCCAGAGACGCCATGATCTCTCAGTTTATTTATCAAAACGGTATGATTGACTTTATCGAAAGCCTTGCTGAAGTCAGTATACACCACATCGACTTGTGTACGGTTATCAACATTTTTAGTAAGGCTTTCGACAAAGGCTACCAAGTTAGAGTTAGTGGACCTACACTGCACGAATCCATGCTGCCTCTTTGTGAGTTGGCGTGCAAAGTGGGAATATAAGAAAGGGTAGACCAGAGATTCAAGAATTTTTGGCATAACTGACAAAATTGAAATAGGCCTGTAATTTTTAATGTCAGACTTCGAGCCGTCCTTAAATACAGGTACTATTCTTGTCTCCTTCCATGTTTCAGGGAAAATGCCCGAGTCGAgtgatttgttaaaaataaatttcagcGGTTGGATGAGACCTTTCGCACACCTAGAAATGAATATTGGCGGTAGACTATCCGGGCCAGGTCCCTTATTTAGATCCAAAGCTCAGGCAAAAATTGTTGGTTGGGAAAATGGTATAGATAAGTTTACTAACTTTTCAGAGAGCTTCCTAGATGGCGCCATTATGTCAAAAACAATTTAATAAACGTTCTTGGAAAATATATATAACAGTTCGCTATGTGCACGACTAGTGCCGCCCTCATTTTATCGGATTTTCCGTATAATTGTATGGTACCGTGTCAAAGTAGTTACAACGGCCGCCGCTAGCCCATAAGATGACGTGTATTTATGACAATCAGTGCCGTGTACTCTGACATACGCGTTACCAATAGTCTGTCTCTCACCACCTTTGGAATACCCTGTAATGTTGCTTGTTTCAGACACATATTTCTTCCGCGGCCCTCGCTTCTGGCGCTTCGACAACGCTCAGATCCGCGCGCACCCCTACTACCCGCTCTTCACCGCTCAGATCTGGTTCCCGTGCGAGCCCACGCCTGACATGGTGCAGTACACTAAGAACGAAGATTAAAAATCTTCGAGATCGTAAGATTTAAATATAGTTAACTGTGATAACAACTGTTTCTCTTCGACAACGCTCTGCAGGCTTAGCACACGTttaccgcgagagtatgtcgccacgagatagactacccgtccttatgtcattaatacagttagaagaagtgtcatctatctatctatctcgcggcaatcacgTGCTAGGCCTACAAATCCGCACGAATCCCGATTAGCCTATTACCCACTCTTTACTGCTCAGCGTAAGGTACTCGCTTCGTGTTATTGCGAACAGTAGTTTCTTGTAATTATTTTACCATTATTCGAGAACTTCTATGATAACATGTTTTACTTGAAAGCCTAAAAAACTACAAGTTATTTTAAAACTTGAAGGTCGATTTTTAGGAGTCAAAAAATCATCAAACCTGTCCAAAAGGAATAGGGGCGGTTAATgggaaaaaatattcaataaaaatatatcactttATTAAAAGAGTACAATCACATACAAATGTAAAATAACATCAACTGATTTAATACGTCTTCTGCGGAATGTGCAGCCTCGCAACATAGTGAACAATTTGtgatattgtattaaattaatacTGTTTCAGTAATATCATAAAATGGCTTTAATCAACCagttctattattattaccataGATAAGAAAAGCTTAGGATACACTCGTTATTATAGTCATCAAATAAATTCTTAATGTTCGTTTTTTGACTTGGTCAAAATCCACGTAACATTTATTCTATCGCCTGCATATTTGATTCAGACAGTAacagtataaaaataataagtggTGAACTGGTGAGGCTCGACATTAAATTATGCTTTCAACTTTGCGACATagatattattatattagtaaaaTTTGTTCTCACTAGTAGGATATTCCATAAAGCCAAACTATTGTCAAAACACAGGTTTGGAAAAGTGCCATAGTCACTGCATAAGAAAAAGATACATACCATTTAGATTTTAAGGTAGAATCTTCTTAATTATGTTATATTGCACTAAACAATGGATAAATtcatttcataataaataattgtgCAAGTTTTCTAActacaatatatttttcagtttaATTTTGCTACAGGGTGTAATTGAGTTTTGACCGTTCACgattcaaattcaaaaatacACCCTAATTGTCTTTTTACAAGGCAAGACTTTATTCGCAATGGTATTCATTCGAGCGTAGATTAGATCAATAATATCATTTGCGATATACATATTTCCCATGAGTCGAAATTTTAGATAGTAATGTCCTATGGCATGTATTGTCTAAGTAGCAAATGTATGTAATAAGTAGCGCAGCCCAAACCGAAACCCTGTCAACAAGGAACTATTCTAACACTTTCACAGTCTGTTCATTAATGTGAGAATTAATATACACTATAATAAAATGTCTGAAACCATTCAGTGCGTACACATTTTTATAGAAATGATTTTACAAAGACTGTGAAAGTGCTAAACAGATCCTAATCCAAAACAATTATACCTCATTCATGTTACAACATTATTCTAACATTCAATGTTAGGATCCAACGTTAGCTAATTAAATATAACATACATCGCGCCAAACTTCTGCGCTAACAAATTTCGATCTATAATGAAATGGTCATAACAAGTCTATTTGTTTGATATCGATACtacaaattttaaattgaacTGTATAGCGCTATTATTGGTcttatttgttttacattaaactAGATATTTGTTAGCCCACACATAGACGCAGTATCAAATGTGTCTATTTTACTCTCGAAAACCATTGTAAATAGGACACATATTGCATAGTCAGTCCTGGGGTTCAAGTAGTCACGTCCCATCTGTAAAAAATTGATTTCTAAATCCATAATTCTCGGGACTAAAAGagacaattttattattgtttcatATTGATCGCGTGCATGTGTATGATCCATTTTCGACACGGATCCGGAGCACCAAAATGTCTATCACTGTTTGTTTTCAAAATATTATCATAGGTATGGGAAATTTcatagtatttaaaacattCAGGTCCAGGGACCGGATAGACGGATTCGATATTCGTAGGTGCCTTTCGCTATATACTCATCGTTCCATGCTATCGGCAACGCGCGGAGGACGCGCTACCACTGAATGTGTTAACTGAAATAGTTGGGACTGGCCTATTAAAAGTGAGTgtgaacataatgtgatgtatATCGATATCGCTCTCGTGGTCCTCGCCTGCACCTGCGGTGTGTCTAGCTGCAGCAGGACGCGGGGTTGGGGTCGCGGCCGGAGCGCTTGGTGATGTTGAGGCGCGTGAACTCCTCCGCCACGGTGGGGTGGATGCCTACGGTGTTCATCAGCTGTTCCATCGTGATGCCGCATCTGAAAATACgagttttgaataaaaaatctGAACGATGTGAAAGAAATCTAACGACATACTTTGCCGGTACCTACATCTTGACGTTTTCAGTTTCGCTATCGTTTTCATTTCGTAATTAAAGTGCAGTCCAAGGATTCTTTGAGGCGCCTTTCGTAAGGCCACGGCTTTGAGGTAGCGATTGCGAATATTACACTATGGGATGAAATGCATCTGATTAAGTAACGACACAAACTCACTTTATAGCGGCAGCGAAGCCTTGAATAACCTCTCCAGCGACAGGGCCAGCAAAGTGCAGTCCAAGGATCCTCTGAGGCGCCTCCCGTAAGGCCGCGGCCTTGAGGTAACAGTTACAAATACTGCACTACTGGATGAACTACTTTAAATTTTAGAACGGGTTAAAGTAGGTTTACTCACTTGATGGCGGCAGCGAAGCCTTGAATAACCTCCCCAGCGACAGGACCAACGAAGTGCAGTCCCAGGATCCTCTGAGGCGCCTCGCGTAAGGCCACGGCCTTGAGGTAGCAGTTGCGGATGTTGCGCTGCGGGATGAAGAACTCTGTGGGCTTGTAGAACGCGTGGTACACCTCGATGTTGTCTGCGCCGTGTCTGGGGAATACAAACGAATATTTAAGAATTTGGGGACAAGAAAAACAACAAAGACAACTGTGGAAATTTTATGCTAATAGCATGACATAGCACGCGTATTTGTGAATGCCATGAACTCTAGAAACTGAAAATACATTACGATGGTATAATCGACCCACGAAAGAACTTTAATAAAGTTTATGAGCCCATAAAGTTAAAAGCGAGCCAGCAAGTACACTGCAAGCCTGTAATAACCTTACCATGATCGCGCAACTATTTCGCTGCGTACATTCTCAGATACTGATTAAGATTTTTATATGTTACAAATACGTAGGTAGTACCTTTGTGTAGCCGCTTCCTCGCTGAGCCCCACACATCCATACTCCAAAGGCGTGAACACAGTGGTGGCCACATTCTCATAGTCCATGTGTTGCGTGCCGTTGCCGAACACTCTCCTGGCCAGCAGTCTACCGGCGTGTATAGCTACGGGCGTGAGCTCGAGTAATATCTAACGAACCTTTGCGTAGCCGCTTCCTCGCTGAGCCCCACACATCCATACTCTAAAGGCGTGAACACAGTGGTGGCCACATTCTCATAGTCCATCTGTTGCGTGCCGCTGCCGAACACTCTCCTGGCTAGCAGTCTGCCGGCGTGTATAGCTACGGGCGTGAGCTCGAGTAATATCTAACATACCTTTGCGTAGCCGCTTCCTCGCTGAGCCCCACAAATCCATACTCTAAAGGCGTGAACACAGTGGTGGCCACATTCTCATAGTCCATCTGTTGCGTGCCGCTGCCGAACACTCTCCTGGCTAGCAGTCTGCCGGCGTGTATAGCTACGGGCGTGAGCTCGAGTAATATCTAATATACCTTTGCGTAGCCGCTTCCTCGCTGAGCCCCACACATCCATACTCTAAAGGCGTGAACACAGTGGTGGCCACATTCTCATAGTCCATGTGTTGCGTGCCGTTGCCGAACACTCTCCTGGCTAGCAGTCTGCCGGCGTGTATAGCTACGGGCGTGAGCTCGAGTAATATCTAACATACCTTTGCGTAGCCGCTTCCTCGCTGAGCCCCACAAATCCATACTCTAAAGGCGTGAACACAGTGGTGGCCACATTCTCATAGTCCATCTGTTGCGTGCCGCTGCCGAACACTCTCCTGGCTAGCAGTCTGCCGGCGTGTATAGCTACGGGCGTGAGCTCGAGTAATATCTAATATACCTTTGCGTAGCCGCTTCCTCGCTGAGCCCCACACATCCATACTCTAAAGGCGTGAACACAGTGGTGGCCACATTCTCATAGTCCATGTGTTGCGTGCCGTTGCCGAACACTCTCCTGGCTAGCAGTCTTCCTGCGTGGATGGCGACGGGCGTGAGCTCAGGACGGCCTTCTAGTACGTCGCCGACGGCGTAGATGTGCGGCACGTTGGTTTGTTCCGTCTCGGCTATGATCTTGCCGTTTGGTGATAGTGTCTGAAACAGTCAAGTTAGATGACTTAGGAATCTTAGGATCAGTTGAAAAGAGGCACTGGTTATCTAGTTACGAAtgtaaactaacctaaccacaaaattaaaattttgaaaaaacccccgactgcgtcatagtggacagattttcatgaaacatggctaagaacactcccgactaactcagcttgcagacaaaaaactaaatctaaatcggttcatccgttcgggagctacgatgccacagacagacacacacacagacagacagacaaacaaacagacagacagacggaccgacagacagacacgtcaaacttacaacaccccgtcgtttttgcgtcgggggttaaaagaaCGGATTAGGGATTAGCTAGAAATCTATAACCAACGAATCCAGTGACTGGTATTAGTAAGAGGCCTGGTTGGGACGGTGACATGGGACGAAATGTTCATATAGACAATTTGCGTACCAAAAGGTTAAAAGATAAAAGAGTGACTTTGAATATGGTTTCCAAAATGTTTTTGTTACGTACAGTGATTCCAGCGGCTTCTAGGTTGAGCTGTTTGGTGAGCGGGTAGCGGCCGGTGGCCAGGAGAACCGTATCGAAAACATCCTCGCCCCTGAAAAACGACAAATCATAGTTAGAACTTCATTTGTAATATAGTAATCGaatgaaataataaatcataaaaaaacatactAACTATAAATTTTAAACAATATCGATACGCAAACTATTATCGACACTACGAGTACTATTCGAATTTCTACGATAACAAGTCATTAGCCGGttacacagagcgaggcaatgAGCTCACGCGGCAAACGGCCAGTGTAGACGTGTGTCGGCCGAGGCAAGTTTCTTGGCCGAGCAAAACGCACGCACTGGTCGAAGGTTGTACTTACTCTTGTTGAGTCTGAGTGTTAACCCAGCGCGCCTTCAGCCGTCCGTTCTCCGACTTCTCGACGGACAGCGGGATCGTTCTATGATGGAAGGTGACTCCTCGCTGCTCCATCTCGGCGACGACCATCTGGTGGTTGTAATTTTACTCCTGTCGAGTTTGAGTGAAGACCCAGCACGCCTTCAGCTGTCCGTGCTCTAGCATCTCCACTGACAACGGGATCGTTCTATGATGGAAAGTGACTCCTCGCTGCTCCATCTCGGCGACGACCATCTGGTCGAAGGTTGTACTTACTCCTGTTGAGTCTGAGTGTTGACCCAGCGCGCCTTCAGCTGTCCGTTCTCCAGCTTCTCTACCGACAGCGGGATGGTCCTATGATGGAAGGTGACTCCTCGTTGCTCCATCTCAGCGACGACCATCTGGTCGAAGGTTGTACTTACTCCTGTTGAGTCTGAGTGTTAACCCAGCGCGCCTTCAGCTGTCCGTTCTCCAGCTTCTCAACCGACAGCGGGATGGTCCTATGATGGAATGTGACTCCTCGTTGTTCCATCTCGGCGACAACCATACCGGCCATCTGCTGGTCGAAGCCGCGTAGAGGCACGGAGCGCACCAGCACGGTGGCCGAGTAGCCGAGCGAGTTGAGGAAGCCGGCGCATTCGAGGCCGATGTCTGTTCGTTGGTTAAGGAACTTGCTTTTAAGGTATACGATATGTACGTTGTGCTCTaaggtatataatatgtatgtacttctgagtaaaaataagttcaaaaataaTATAGAGCTAAATAAAGTCGGTATACTTCTGTTTTGGTTATTCGAATCTAGAATATGTACAAACTTATAATGCACAagaattgtaaaacatggaaaaattcgtTTAATTGAAATTGCCCCTGTACCTTACCatgtaaattaaaatacatttttggtaAAAAGACAATGTTTCATAAATCTAAAACTAACTAATGGTAGAGAATAACACATGGTATTAAGTTGTTTTGTATTTGAAGTttatcttttgtgcaataaaattaataaataaaccaCGAAATTCCCACGTAGATCTACAATCTACTTATAAACTAATCAACTTTACAAGATCTTAATCAGTATAAATCATTCATATTATAAACTGCATTGATTACTACTTCTTATCGTATCCGCTTAGTGCCTAACACACGCATACATGCAAGTCATTCATCAATTATACAGACCAATCAACGTGTGAGTCATACCGGTCATGCGGGTACTATGAAAATAATACTATATGAAAAACTAGGAAATCATGCAATACTTCAATACCTAAGTATGCGTTAGCATGGTAGCATACGGTCTCGgaatattattttactttgataagaaatattaaccaataaaatataatacatattttttaatatgttatttAGCTTCAATAAACTATAATAAGCGATGCTTACTCATAATTAAAAACCATTTTACAGCAGGTAATTCCAACAGTTAAGTAAGAAGGTAAATATGTTATGCTACCAACCAACTACAAATATGTCAAGTTACCCCACCAACTGTATAAATATGTTTCCTTTTTCCCTCTGTTCTTACTTCCGTGCCCTTATTCCAACTTGATATTTTTCAATTCTAATTAACActcaagttaaattataatctattgaaaatattcatGGGGGGCAAAAACCATACCATTCTACCCTAGGGAtggtcagagggcgctacgagtccttgtatagattactcatatgagagataatttcgacctcagcaactgtgacctgggtggccgagcggataaacaggcatctgccgcgattgcagagtacgctggtacgtttccagcctcaggcaccagaggcctTGGTacattttctttcatatgtgtaatttatttcggttttaattgatatttttccaTATAAGTTATACATGCAttagtttttacaagtttttatcGCTCAACTGGATACGCTATTTGATTaactagtatttcattattcaTTAAGAAAAGGAAGTACCGACGTAATAGGCTATATCATCACCCTAGTGTGCTCCACAGGATTTCAAATTCTTTTTCAGTGCTTGGCGTACttgcaaatttaaaattttatcacCAGACATTCCAAATGGTTCTGTATCTAAAAATTGCTTCACAACGCCTATTTTGCAGCGTCGATGACGCCGCGGGAACCCCAGCTCTAAGCTCAAATTTTCCTTATCATTTTGGAAACCCTCCTTCATCATTGAATTTAGATTCTTCGTTAAAAAGGATACATCCAGCGCCAACGACCAGCGTCTTGCCTGGCGGATGCGCCAGGCTGAAGATGTCGTCGGAGCTGATGCAGTACTCCAGGCCGCCGGGCATGTCGGGGTAGTGCGGGCGGCCGCCCACGGCGATCACCACGTTGCGGGCCGTCAGCTCCTTCTTGGACCCATTCTTTAGCGTCGCTATTAGCGTGTGCGGGTCCTGGGGAAATTATAGGCAATGTTCAGTATATTGCTTAAGGAATCGCATATATTTTGAGGCCttcaaaaagtaatattttattgcACGAAACTGACCACAATTAGAATTTCCCAGAAAAAAAGAAACCTTTTAAGTCGGGTCCGCGTGACCGACACAACGGCATTGGATTGTAACTATCATGTCAGAATCTATTTGCTGTCGGTTTTTAGCGCGAATATTAACCCTTATTgataaacgtttactaaagtcAATGAGCCGCTTCTATTGGTATATTTGGTATGATGGAAAGGAACAAAAGATTTTTATCGGCTTGTCAACTTTAGTAAACCTTTATGAATAAGGTGGTAAGGTAATTCGTTAAACGTTCACGGTATGAGGCCAAGCTTAAAACGATGTCATAATTTTTGGTCGAGCCGTCTCTAAGATGATTCTACCACGATCTTCCGTCTGCGCAAATTCTTTATTATTGTAGTGTTACCTTGTGCTCTCCCAGACCATTGATGTACTCGATCTTCTTATCGCGCAGGTTCACCCTGGTGACCCAGTTGACTGACTTGAGATTCTGCACGGAGCCTACACTatacaacctgtcactgcaaggACGCCGCGTCTAATTCATATCTAAATTTGACTCCGTTGTGCACCAATGTAGCCAAGTGTGCAGACTACCGGACCAATCGCGGGCACGATGCGTATAGGTACATTAGGTACTCATggacagtcaagtgtaaaaatatgggtgcgtaccacttatcaaaaatatgtcccatagcactttatgtcggcggaacaaggtctcggtacatatttttaagcggataaaatcgatacgtatttttgcacttgactggaTCAATCGGTTAAAACTTTTGACAAACCTTGAATTCTCCCAGTCCATTGATGTACTCGATCTTCTTATCGCGCAGGTCCACCCTGGTGACCCAGTTGACTGACTTAATGTGGTTCTGCACGGACTCTGTGAGCGCGCTCCAGTCGATCTTGACGGCATTGACGTCTGGGACTTGCCAGCCGTACGACACGGCTTCCTGAAATTAAACATAGTAACAATCAGGAGTCGACAAAGTTAATCGTCATTATTTGATTAAGTGCTTAACATAAAATTGCCTACTTTGCTACTGACAGGGCCAATATGCTTCGTATGATACTATGAGGATTATTTTATCAGAATTTCTGCAAAAAAATCTACAGAAAGGATCTTCTTACACGAAGTTTTATGTAAGAAAATTTTATAAGAAGTAATAGAATGGCCGTCAaattatatttcaataaatttattatactaAGTAAGATTGGAACTTAAATTCGTTCGTAAACGGTTTTCCGAATTGTGtccataaaataatttttaagaaaaaaaaccgccttcctttggggttctggtgataaatactttcaaatgttggattatgttatcaattcgtctgtatatttttttatgtttgttattcgatatctccgtcatttctgaaccaattttgaaatttggatgattctgaagtacttacagatgagaatgattatcagaacggaactctaaccaggggcggctcactcttcatcagcacttccactgcaccaaatgtcacagttctggacataagtgcatgctgttcttataaaaataccaaagtcactataagtgtgccgttcagatttgaggagttccgttctaaccatcatcagcagttccactgcaccaaatgtcgctgttctggacgtaagtgcatgctgttcttataaaaataccaaagtcactataagtgtgccgtttagatttgaggagttccattctgaccatcatcagaagttccactgcaccaaatgtcactgttccgtacgtaaatgcatgttgttcctttaaaaacacaaaaatcaccatatgtatgcctttcagatttgaggagttccctcgatttctccaggatcccaccaccagaactgggttctgagaaaaatgggaccaatctatatgcatatacattcaatcaaaaaaaaattttcaaaatcggtccagtaacgacggagatatcgaggaacaaacattaaaaaaaaaaaaaaaaacaggaattgagaaccccttccctagagatttggaaggcggttaataaATGAAACATATTGACACAGTACACACTATGTACTATGACTGTGACTAGTAGATGATGG includes:
- the LOC125227816 gene encoding thioredoxin reductase 1, mitochondrial isoform X3 — its product is MRLMTVKDGTFDYDLAVIGGGSGGLACAKEAVNLGAKVAVLDFVTPSPLGTKWGLGGTCVNVGCIPKKLMHQAALLGESIHEAVSYGWQVPDVNAVKIDWSALTESVQNHIKSVNWVTRVDLRDKKIEYINGLGEFKDPHTLIATLKNGSKKELTARNVVIAVGGRPHYPDMPGGLEYCISSDDIFSLAHPPGKTLVVGAGYIGLECAGFLNSLGYSATVLVRSVPLRGFDQQMAGMVVAEMEQRGVTFHHRTIPLSVEKLENGQLKARWVNTQTQQEGEDVFDTVLLATGRYPLTKQLNLEAAGITTLSPNGKIIAETEQTNVPHIYAVGDVLEGRPELTPVAIHAGRLLARRVFGNGTQHMDYENVATTVFTPLEYGCVGLSEEAATQRHGADNIEVYHAFYKPTEFFIPQRNIRNCYLKAVALREAPQRILGLHFVGPVAGEVIQGFAAAIKCGITMEQLMNTVGIHPTVAEEFTRLNITKRSGRDPNPASCCS
- the LOC125227816 gene encoding thioredoxin reductase 1, mitochondrial isoform X4, with product MAPIDGTFDYDLAVIGGGSGGLACAKEAVNLGAKVAVLDFVTPSPLGTKWGLGGTCVNVGCIPKKLMHQAALLGESIHEAVSYGWQVPDVNAVKIDWSALTESVQNHIKSVNWVTRVDLRDKKIEYINGLGEFKDPHTLIATLKNGSKKELTARNVVIAVGGRPHYPDMPGGLEYCISSDDIFSLAHPPGKTLVVGAGYIGLECAGFLNSLGYSATVLVRSVPLRGFDQQMAGMVVAEMEQRGVTFHHRTIPLSVEKLENGQLKARWVNTQTQQEGEDVFDTVLLATGRYPLTKQLNLEAAGITTLSPNGKIIAETEQTNVPHIYAVGDVLEGRPELTPVAIHAGRLLARRVFGNGTQHMDYENVATTVFTPLEYGCVGLSEEAATQRHGADNIEVYHAFYKPTEFFIPQRNIRNCYLKAVALREAPQRILGLHFVGPVAGEVIQGFAAAIKCGITMEQLMNTVGIHPTVAEEFTRLNITKRSGRDPNPASCCS
- the LOC125227816 gene encoding thioredoxin reductase 1, mitochondrial isoform X1 — its product is MTILKKLLKLNNLSNSFYRADRTVVILRRSFSSNGTFDYDLAVIGGGSGGLACAKEAVNLGAKVAVLDFVTPSPLGTKWGLGGTCVNVGCIPKKLMHQAALLGESIHEAVSYGWQVPDVNAVKIDWSALTESVQNHIKSVNWVTRVDLRDKKIEYINGLGEFKDPHTLIATLKNGSKKELTARNVVIAVGGRPHYPDMPGGLEYCISSDDIFSLAHPPGKTLVVGAGYIGLECAGFLNSLGYSATVLVRSVPLRGFDQQMAGMVVAEMEQRGVTFHHRTIPLSVEKLENGQLKARWVNTQTQQEGEDVFDTVLLATGRYPLTKQLNLEAAGITTLSPNGKIIAETEQTNVPHIYAVGDVLEGRPELTPVAIHAGRLLARRVFGNGTQHMDYENVATTVFTPLEYGCVGLSEEAATQRHGADNIEVYHAFYKPTEFFIPQRNIRNCYLKAVALREAPQRILGLHFVGPVAGEVIQGFAAAIKCGITMEQLMNTVGIHPTVAEEFTRLNITKRSGRDPNPASCCS
- the LOC125227816 gene encoding thioredoxin reductase 1, mitochondrial isoform X2, with translation MWLLVSSGCGVPCWPKRKTNSIAPTESLTQDGTFDYDLAVIGGGSGGLACAKEAVNLGAKVAVLDFVTPSPLGTKWGLGGTCVNVGCIPKKLMHQAALLGESIHEAVSYGWQVPDVNAVKIDWSALTESVQNHIKSVNWVTRVDLRDKKIEYINGLGEFKDPHTLIATLKNGSKKELTARNVVIAVGGRPHYPDMPGGLEYCISSDDIFSLAHPPGKTLVVGAGYIGLECAGFLNSLGYSATVLVRSVPLRGFDQQMAGMVVAEMEQRGVTFHHRTIPLSVEKLENGQLKARWVNTQTQQEGEDVFDTVLLATGRYPLTKQLNLEAAGITTLSPNGKIIAETEQTNVPHIYAVGDVLEGRPELTPVAIHAGRLLARRVFGNGTQHMDYENVATTVFTPLEYGCVGLSEEAATQRHGADNIEVYHAFYKPTEFFIPQRNIRNCYLKAVALREAPQRILGLHFVGPVAGEVIQGFAAAIKCGITMEQLMNTVGIHPTVAEEFTRLNITKRSGRDPNPASCCS